A stretch of DNA from Cellulomonas fengjieae:
GCGGGCGCGCACGGTGCCGGCCGCCGACGGGAGAGGGACACGGTCGAGGATGTCGGCGACGATGTCGGAGGTGTTCCGCCCGGACAGCCGCGACTCCGTGCTCGGCAGCAGGCGGTGCGCCAGGACCGGGACGCCGAGCTGCTGCACGTCGTCGGGCAGGACGTGGTCCCGCCCGTCCATGGCGGCCAGCGCCTTGGCGGCTCGCAGCAGCTGGATCGCCGCGCGTGGAGAGGCGCCGAGCCGCAGGCCCTGGTCCTCGCGGGTCGCGGTCACCAGGTCGACGACGTACCGCTTGATGCCCGGTGCCGCGAAGAGCCGGCGTGCCGTCTCGATGAGCGCCTTGACCTGCGCCGCGTCCGTGACCGGCCGCAGGGTGTCGAGGGGGTCGGAGGTCTCCTGCAGGTCGAGCATGTCGAGCTCGGACTCGATGCTGGGGTAGCCGACGGTCAGGCGGGCCATGAACCGGTCGCGCTGCGCCTCGGGCAGCGGGTAGGTGCCCTCCATCTCGACCGGGTTCTGCGTGGCGACGACCAGGAAGGGCCGGGGGAGCGGGTACGTGCGCCCGTCGACCGTCGCCTGGGCCTCCTGCATGCACTCCAGCAGCGCGGACTGCGTCTTGGGCGAGGCGCGGTTGATCTCGTCGCCGATGACGACGTGCGCGAAGACGGGACCCGGGCGGAACTCGAACTCGTGGGTCTGCGACCGGAAGATGTTGACCCCGGTGAGGTCGGAGGGCAGCAGGTCCGGCGTGAACTGGATGCGGCCGACGGTGCAGTCGATCGTCCGCGCGAGGGCCTTGGCCAGCGTGGTCTTGCCGACACCGGGCACGTCCTCGATCAGCAGGTGGCCCTCCGCCAGGAGCACGGCGACGGTGACGCGCACCAGCTCGGGGCGTCCCGTCACGACGCCCTCGATCGCTGCGCGCATCCGGCGGGTGGTCTCGACGACGTCGTCGAGCTCGGTCGAGGACGGGACAGCCTGCAGCATGACGCCTCCTTTGGCGGATCTGGCTCTGAGCCTAAACGGCAGGCGCCCGGAGTTCACGGCTGTCCGTACCCCCACTTCGCTCCACCTGGGCCGCCGGTCCGGCGGCGCAGGCCTCGGTCGCCGGGGGATTCGTCCGATCCCTCCGTAATCGCGCCGACCCGGGGCCCGCCGACACGCCTGGGGTGCGTCCCCGGTTGGTCACACCCTCCACTTCGCCCCACCGCGGTGACCTGCGGTTCTATCCCTTCGATCGGGTGAATAGTGGCCCTCTCCGGTTGCTGGTGGAGGGAAGTGGAGTACCGTGGAGGCACGTGGTGAGGCGGGGAATGTCGCACCCAAGGGACCGGAGGGGGCGAGGTGACGCATGAGTCGTCCGCCGGCGTCTTCGGCTCCTTCACGCCCTTCCTCGGGACGTACACGCCGCGCCTGGACGAGAAGGGCCGGCTCATCCTCCCGGCCAAGTTCCGCGGTCAGCTCGCCCCGGGGCTGGTCATGACCCGGGGCCAGGAGCGGTGCCTCTTCCTGCTGCCCATGCAGGAGTTCCAGCGCATGCACGACCAGCTCCGACAGGCGCCCGTCACCAGCCGCCAGGCCCGTGACTACCTACGCGTGTTCCTCTCCGGAGCCAGTGACGAGCTGCCGGACAAGCAGGGACGCATCTCCATCCCGCCGATGCTGCGCAAGTACGCGGGGCTCGAGCGCGACGTCGCCGTCATCGGCACCGGCACCCGGGTCGAGATCTGGGACCTCACCGCGTGGGAGACGTACCTGGCCGAGCAGGAGGCCGGGTACGCCGACACCGCGGAGGAGGTCTTCCCGAACGGCCCCTTCTAGACCCAGGCCTCGATGGCCGCCCGGTGAGACCTCCTCCCGAATCTCTGACGCACTTCCCCGGCGTCAGAGGATCGGTGGGGGATCTGGTCGGACGGCGGAGGGGCCGTCCGACCACACATCCGAGCAGGGGGAGGAGCACCGATGACCGAGCGCACGCCCGACGACGCCGCCGCCCGGCACACCCCCGTGCTCCTGCAGCGCTGCCTCGATCTGCTCGCCCCGGCGCTCGAGCGCGAGGGTGCCGTCATGGTCGACTCGACGCTCGGCATGGGCGGTCACACGGAGGGCGTCCTGCGGGCGTTCCCGCACGTGCGCGTGGTCGGCATCGACCGGGACACGCAGGCGCTCGAGCTGGCGGGACGACGGCTCGCGCCGTTCGGTGACCGGTTCACGG
This window harbors:
- the mraZ gene encoding division/cell wall cluster transcriptional repressor MraZ; the protein is MTHESSAGVFGSFTPFLGTYTPRLDEKGRLILPAKFRGQLAPGLVMTRGQERCLFLLPMQEFQRMHDQLRQAPVTSRQARDYLRVFLSGASDELPDKQGRISIPPMLRKYAGLERDVAVIGTGTRVEIWDLTAWETYLAEQEAGYADTAEEVFPNGPF
- a CDS encoding AAA family ATPase, which codes for MLQAVPSSTELDDVVETTRRMRAAIEGVVTGRPELVRVTVAVLLAEGHLLIEDVPGVGKTTLAKALARTIDCTVGRIQFTPDLLPSDLTGVNIFRSQTHEFEFRPGPVFAHVVIGDEINRASPKTQSALLECMQEAQATVDGRTYPLPRPFLVVATQNPVEMEGTYPLPEAQRDRFMARLTVGYPSIESELDMLDLQETSDPLDTLRPVTDAAQVKALIETARRLFAAPGIKRYVVDLVTATREDQGLRLGASPRAAIQLLRAAKALAAMDGRDHVLPDDVQQLGVPVLAHRLLPSTESRLSGRNTSDIVADILDRVPLPSAAGTVRARRAIG